A window of Candidatus Bathyarchaeota archaeon contains these coding sequences:
- a CDS encoding radical SAM protein, which translates to MSPGIKKTAAIAARSLMRGRPHHAQWLITRKCNYRCVGCNVWKEQDKNELSTEEIKKGLDILHKVGIVELVISGGDPLLRDDIGEILDHASKLFVTTVYDNGSMAAKKMDLLKNVDFVAISIDSLDPEKNDFIKSVPGAWKKATEAVDKLHNAGIKVSVTPTISQMNLYEIVDITNHFTSKGIPVWYCLYSYDKSTDPNQLFRIGKANDKFVITDNEAMVKLCDQLIEMKKTNHKILMTTKLLKIMQSLYQNNKRDWDCHALNNFLVVDHLGRISGCHNQNFACSIFDLSEKYKSPEFKQLQKTYNKCDQCTYLCYIFYSLYGNPSGHLSLALDQWRNAGLLLKKEKK; encoded by the coding sequence TTGAGTCCAGGAATAAAGAAAACAGCTGCAATAGCAGCACGTTCACTTATGCGTGGCAGGCCACATCATGCACAATGGCTTATAACACGAAAATGCAATTACCGATGTGTCGGCTGCAACGTTTGGAAAGAACAAGACAAAAACGAATTATCAACTGAAGAAATAAAGAAAGGCTTAGACATCCTGCACAAAGTAGGAATTGTTGAACTGGTGATTTCCGGCGGAGACCCCTTATTGCGGGATGACATCGGCGAAATTTTAGATCACGCTTCAAAACTTTTCGTAACCACAGTTTACGATAACGGCAGCATGGCGGCTAAAAAAATGGATTTGCTAAAAAACGTGGATTTTGTAGCAATATCCATCGATAGTTTAGACCCTGAAAAGAATGATTTCATCAAGTCTGTGCCTGGAGCTTGGAAAAAAGCAACTGAAGCTGTGGATAAACTTCACAATGCAGGCATAAAAGTCAGCGTTACCCCCACGATTTCACAAATGAACCTGTACGAGATTGTGGACATAACTAACCATTTCACAAGCAAAGGCATTCCTGTCTGGTACTGCCTCTACAGCTACGACAAATCAACTGACCCCAACCAGCTTTTCAGAATAGGCAAAGCAAACGACAAATTCGTCATCACTGACAATGAAGCAATGGTGAAACTTTGTGACCAACTCATCGAAATGAAAAAGACAAACCACAAAATTTTGATGACAACTAAACTTCTTAAAATCATGCAAAGCCTCTATCAAAATAACAAACGGGACTGGGACTGTCACGCCCTTAACAATTTCCTTGTCGTAGACCATTTAGGAAGAATCAGCGGGTGCCACAATCAAAACTTTGCCTGCTCAATTTTTGATTTGTCAGAGAAATACAAAAGTCCAGAGTTTAAGCAACTGCAAAAAACATACAACAAATGTGACCAGTGCACTTACCTCTGTTACATTTTTTATTCGCTTTACGGCAATCCATCAGGACACTTATCGTTAGCACTGGATCAATGGAGAAACGCTGGTCTTCTGTTAAAGAAAGAGAAGAAGTAG
- a CDS encoding nicotinamide-nucleotide adenylyltransferase: MFTRGLYVGRFQPFHIGHLDAIKAVLKEVDELVIVIGSAQYSHRPTNPFTAGERLVMIRSALKEAGISDNKFWIVPVPDVHLHMLWVSAVEGYTPHFKLVYTNEPLTRRLFNEAGYEVRGIQLFERQMYMSTVVREKMLEGDGWAELVPPSVADFIEKIDGVNRVRDLAKNDR, from the coding sequence TTGTTCACTAGGGGGCTTTATGTTGGGCGGTTTCAGCCTTTTCACATTGGTCATCTTGATGCGATAAAGGCAGTTCTAAAAGAAGTAGATGAACTCGTAATCGTTATCGGCAGCGCACAATACAGCCACCGCCCCACTAACCCCTTCACCGCAGGCGAACGACTCGTCATGATACGCAGTGCACTAAAAGAAGCAGGCATTTCTGACAACAAATTTTGGATTGTTCCAGTTCCAGATGTGCACCTACATATGCTTTGGGTTAGCGCCGTTGAAGGTTACACGCCTCATTTCAAGCTTGTATACACCAATGAACCCCTGACAAGACGGCTTTTTAATGAAGCAGGTTACGAAGTCCGCGGAATCCAACTGTTTGAGCGTCAAATGTACATGTCCACAGTGGTGCGTGAAAAAATGCTTGAGGGCGACGGGTGGGCCGAACTGGTTCCGCCGAGTGTGGCTGATTTTATCGAAAAAATCGATGGGGTTAATCGGGTTAGGGATTTAGCGAAAAATGACCGTTAA
- a CDS encoding 50S ribosomal protein L15 produces MPHSLRRIRKTRGSRTQGYGRIGQHRDRGSSGYKKVGRHKHLWSYVNVYEPDYFNKRGFTSPQSLHRKNNAINLVKLAEIAPVQEDGKKTVDLTSLGYTKLLGMGTVSSALTVKVLACSKSAQEKITAAGGVVITPSQDGE; encoded by the coding sequence ATGCCACATAGTTTAAGAAGAATCAGGAAAACAAGAGGTTCAAGAACACAGGGTTACGGTAGAATAGGTCAGCACCGTGACCGCGGCAGTAGCGGATACAAGAAAGTTGGAAGACACAAGCACCTTTGGAGCTACGTTAACGTCTATGAACCTGACTACTTCAACAAACGCGGATTCACAAGCCCACAAAGTTTACACCGCAAAAATAATGCTATAAACTTGGTGAAACTTGCAGAGATTGCCCCTGTGCAAGAAGATGGCAAAAAAACTGTTGACTTGACCAGTCTTGGGTACACTAAACTTTTAGGTATGGGCACAGTTTCATCTGCTCTAACCGTAAAAGTATTGGCTTGTTCCAAGTCAGCACAGGAAAAAATCACTGCTGCCGGCGGAGTAGTAATAACACCCTCCCAAGACGGAGAGTAA
- a CDS encoding EMC3/TMCO1 family protein: protein MSAVLLSIPVSTLIIMAIAMGIAFLNTVVNRLLISHFLGWSQYRTMQKEMAEYRQDMMAAMRVNDLKKVEKLKKRDSQIKAMQAKMAKPQFVQLAVSFLYIFVWIFVLTPTFGTTTVAYVPGFSGFFPDGGVPVLYWYPICSFPLGLLATRLLGTMPIEW, encoded by the coding sequence ATGTCTGCGGTACTATTATCCATCCCCGTATCTACCCTAATAATTATGGCTATTGCAATGGGCATTGCGTTTCTTAACACTGTTGTTAACCGCCTGTTAATCAGTCACTTTCTGGGTTGGAGTCAATATCGTACAATGCAAAAAGAAATGGCTGAGTACCGCCAAGACATGATGGCTGCGATGCGTGTTAACGACTTAAAAAAAGTTGAGAAACTAAAAAAGAGAGACTCTCAAATCAAAGCAATGCAGGCGAAAATGGCTAAACCCCAGTTTGTTCAGCTTGCAGTGTCTTTCCTGTACATCTTTGTCTGGATATTTGTTTTAACCCCAACATTTGGCACCACAACAGTTGCCTACGTTCCTGGGTTTTCCGGATTTTTCCCTGATGGCGGTGTTCCCGTCTTGTACTGGTATCCAATTTGCTCTTTCCCGCTTGGTTTGCTTGCTACTAGACTCCTAGGTACAATGCCAATTGAATGGTAG
- the psmB gene encoding archaeal proteasome endopeptidase complex subunit beta: MEGYGPQFTQLPQMPQISEPNQAPNGVAWMPGATTIGVVCSDGVILASEKRVTYGNFIMSKGGKKVFKVTERIGVACAGLVGDMQILAREVEAQANLFSMDVGRSITVKAASKLMANILFNRRYAPLITQTIVGGLDEDGASLYVLDVLGSLIPDKYAVVGSGTETAMGVLEEGYKPEMTIQEAKDLVVRSIKSAISRDAMSGDGLDMLFITKDGVTAESVKF, translated from the coding sequence ATGGAAGGATATGGACCACAATTCACTCAGTTGCCCCAAATGCCGCAGATTTCTGAGCCAAACCAAGCTCCAAACGGAGTAGCATGGATGCCAGGTGCCACAACCATCGGCGTGGTATGCTCAGACGGCGTAATTTTAGCCTCTGAGAAACGTGTAACTTACGGTAACTTCATCATGAGCAAAGGCGGCAAAAAAGTTTTCAAAGTAACCGAGCGCATCGGCGTAGCATGTGCAGGATTAGTCGGCGACATGCAAATCCTCGCAAGAGAAGTTGAGGCACAAGCCAACCTTTTCAGCATGGATGTTGGACGGTCAATCACAGTTAAAGCAGCATCTAAACTTATGGCAAACATTCTCTTCAACCGCAGATACGCCCCCCTGATTACTCAAACCATCGTGGGCGGCTTAGACGAGGATGGCGCGTCACTTTACGTGTTGGATGTTTTAGGCAGTCTTATTCCTGACAAGTATGCCGTGGTAGGTTCTGGAACTGAAACCGCTATGGGTGTGCTTGAGGAAGGCTACAAGCCTGAGATGACAATTCAAGAAGCCAAAGACCTTGTGGTGCGTTCAATCAAGTCAGCCATTAGCCGTGATGCAATGAGCGGCGACGGCTTAGACATGTTGTTCATCACCAAAGACGGCGTAACCGCAGAATCCGTCAAATTCTAA
- a CDS encoding Hsp20/alpha crystallin family protein, translating into MEGKNTSARWRRTNKNKDWLNFNTSTKAGVKKSSSKPPANHQKILSPPNFRPPKSYAKRKWEEPSPLIDIFQEKNSIIIVAEIAGFNKDTLKINVKNQKLTLSAKTKERRYYKSLNLPKVVIPSAVHTTYKNGVLEIKLKKAQAPEAINKQAD; encoded by the coding sequence TTGGAGGGGAAAAACACGAGCGCAAGATGGCGTAGAACAAATAAAAACAAAGATTGGTTAAACTTTAACACGTCAACAAAGGCTGGCGTCAAAAAATCATCGAGCAAACCACCAGCTAATCACCAAAAAATTCTGTCACCGCCAAATTTCCGTCCACCAAAAAGCTACGCTAAGCGCAAATGGGAAGAGCCTTCGCCCCTCATAGATATCTTCCAAGAAAAAAATTCAATCATAATTGTTGCTGAAATTGCAGGTTTCAACAAAGATACACTTAAAATAAACGTTAAAAATCAGAAATTAACGCTTTCTGCAAAAACAAAAGAGCGAAGATACTATAAAAGTTTAAATCTTCCGAAGGTAGTCATACCCAGCGCAGTGCACACCACATATAAGAACGGCGTGCTGGAAATCAAACTTAAAAAGGCACAAGCGCCTGAAGCAATAAACAAACAAGCGGATTGA
- a CDS encoding class I SAM-dependent methyltransferase: MTFEETYFDKQKYTKKEQLVKRHVLSVLKWASKISKENLLCGKGKRALDVGCAYGYTSQVLTMLGYETCALDVSTWGVRQAKKGRGGEFLVCDAQTELPFEVDTFDLVACFDVLEHLVNPELALKSMFNVCGGVMICTTPNSKVEKPIRKLTGDYDETPINVKPPKEWENRIKQNLNCSLLRVEAFHDFAGAVLGKPFFKSVCIPSYGLTVRIAIKK, translated from the coding sequence TTGACATTTGAAGAAACCTACTTTGACAAACAAAAATACACAAAAAAAGAACAATTAGTCAAAAGACACGTTCTTTCAGTTCTAAAATGGGCTTCCAAAATTTCAAAAGAAAACCTGCTATGCGGCAAAGGAAAACGAGCGCTGGACGTGGGCTGCGCGTACGGTTACACCAGTCAAGTTTTAACCATGCTTGGGTATGAAACTTGTGCATTGGATGTTTCAACGTGGGGAGTTCGTCAAGCAAAAAAAGGGCGCGGCGGAGAGTTTTTGGTCTGTGACGCCCAGACGGAGTTACCTTTTGAGGTTGACACATTTGATTTAGTGGCTTGCTTTGATGTGCTGGAGCATTTGGTGAATCCTGAATTGGCTCTCAAAAGCATGTTCAATGTTTGCGGGGGCGTCATGATTTGCACAACCCCCAACAGTAAGGTGGAGAAACCCATACGAAAACTCACAGGCGACTACGATGAAACTCCCATTAACGTAAAGCCTCCCAAAGAATGGGAAAACCGAATAAAGCAAAACCTGAACTGCTCCTTGCTAAGGGTTGAGGCGTTTCATGACTTCGCTGGGGCTGTTTTGGGAAAACCGTTTTTTAAGTCTGTGTGTATTCCAAGTTATGGTTTAACAGTTCGGATAGCCATAAAAAAGTAG
- a CDS encoding methylated-DNA--[protein]-cysteine S-methyltransferase: MIEVFSQNHNGTWFAVAICQQEILATSFGKTQEDTLQKLLDNLPFNEPFQVHSEPSSFAQKTIHQMSDALEGKQNSPSLPFCFSHLPQYTQKVLKATQQIPLGYVASYGGLAKAVGGGARAVGNVMASNPFAPLVPCHRVVKSDLSLGGYGGGLKVKIELLQQETQGFLEPKTVSVDGGVLMVYPVEQVLTRLAML, encoded by the coding sequence ATGATAGAGGTTTTCAGCCAAAACCACAACGGCACATGGTTTGCAGTGGCCATTTGTCAGCAGGAAATCTTGGCAACATCCTTTGGCAAAACCCAAGAGGACACGTTGCAAAAACTGCTCGATAACTTGCCTTTTAATGAGCCTTTCCAAGTTCATTCTGAGCCTTCAAGTTTCGCCCAAAAAACCATCCATCAAATGAGCGACGCTCTTGAAGGCAAACAAAACAGCCCAAGTCTCCCTTTTTGCTTCTCACACCTACCCCAATACACCCAAAAAGTGCTCAAAGCAACCCAACAAATCCCGTTGGGCTACGTGGCATCGTATGGTGGCTTAGCCAAAGCTGTCGGCGGAGGAGCACGAGCGGTTGGGAACGTGATGGCATCTAACCCGTTTGCGCCACTGGTTCCCTGTCACCGAGTTGTAAAGTCAGATTTGTCGTTGGGTGGTTATGGTGGCGGTTTGAAAGTCAAAATTGAACTTTTGCAACAGGAAACGCAGGGTTTTTTGGAGCCCAAAACAGTCAGTGTTGACGGCGGCGTTTTGATGGTTTATCCTGTGGAGCAAGTTTTAACCCGTTTAGCCATGCTTTAG
- the secY gene encoding preprotein translocase subunit SecY: MAGRFLNLFKPIGRVLPEIKKPQRKVSFNEKLFWTAIVLVLFLVMTEIPLFGVPQDVQDNFGALRVIFASNRGTLMELGIGPIVTAGLILQLLAGSSIIKCDMSNPEDRGLFTAASKVFSILLTGIQAGAYIISGMYGSLSGGVALIIFLQLLAAGVVVMLMDELVQKGWGMGSGISLFIMAGVAQTILWSTFSPTNGLFVGSLGALMSGQQSLTNWAIGTYQGVFPSLVGFIATIVIFLIIIYLNGVRVELPMTYAGYKGYRSKYPIKLLYVSNLPVIFASALFANVYFFSQLLWSTQGRPDPGTNLLFQILGDYSYNATSGATQAVGGLAYLTSAPNGLQAVAMDPIRALVYLLILVVFCAVFSLVWLEVGGLGPSKVAKQLMDSGMQIPGYRRSSKPIELILKRYIPVVTVLGGIIVGLIAGLGDFFGVYGTGTGILLSVGIIYQYYELLMRERAAEMFPAFRRILGE, from the coding sequence ATGGCCGGAAGATTCCTAAACTTATTCAAGCCAATCGGCAGGGTATTACCTGAAATTAAAAAGCCGCAACGCAAGGTAAGTTTTAACGAGAAACTCTTCTGGACCGCAATTGTACTTGTATTGTTCTTGGTAATGACCGAAATTCCGCTTTTCGGTGTACCCCAAGATGTACAGGACAACTTTGGTGCTCTGCGAGTTATTTTTGCTTCAAACCGCGGCACCTTAATGGAGCTTGGTATTGGACCAATTGTCACTGCAGGTTTAATTTTGCAGTTACTTGCAGGTTCCTCAATCATAAAATGTGATATGTCCAATCCAGAGGACAGAGGCTTATTCACTGCCGCAAGCAAAGTCTTCAGCATACTCCTCACAGGTATTCAAGCAGGAGCATACATTATCAGCGGCATGTATGGGTCACTTTCAGGTGGGGTGGCCTTGATAATATTTTTACAGTTGTTAGCTGCTGGAGTCGTAGTTATGTTAATGGATGAACTTGTCCAGAAGGGCTGGGGTATGGGCAGTGGAATCAGCTTGTTCATTATGGCTGGTGTTGCTCAAACCATCCTATGGTCAACTTTCTCGCCGACTAATGGCTTGTTTGTTGGTTCACTTGGAGCCTTAATGAGTGGTCAACAATCATTAACAAATTGGGCAATAGGCACTTATCAAGGCGTTTTCCCCTCTCTAGTTGGCTTCATCGCCACAATAGTGATTTTCCTAATCATCATCTACCTAAACGGTGTACGCGTAGAACTTCCAATGACCTACGCTGGATACAAAGGATACCGAAGCAAATACCCAATCAAACTCCTCTACGTTTCAAACCTGCCAGTAATCTTTGCCTCAGCACTCTTTGCAAACGTGTACTTCTTCTCCCAACTACTCTGGAGTACACAGGGACGTCCTGACCCCGGTACAAACTTGCTGTTCCAAATCCTAGGTGATTACTCATACAATGCAACATCAGGTGCCACTCAAGCCGTAGGCGGCTTAGCATATCTTACTTCTGCACCAAACGGTTTGCAAGCTGTTGCAATGGACCCTATTCGTGCACTAGTTTACTTGCTTATCCTAGTAGTTTTCTGTGCTGTCTTCTCGCTGGTCTGGCTTGAAGTAGGCGGTTTAGGTCCCTCAAAAGTTGCAAAGCAACTGATGGACAGCGGCATGCAGATTCCAGGATACAGACGCTCAAGCAAACCCATCGAGTTAATCCTCAAACGCTACATCCCAGTTGTCACAGTGCTGGGTGGTATAATCGTTGGTTTAATCGCTGGATTGGGTGATTTCTTTGGCGTGTACGGTACAGGCACGGGTATATTGCTGTCAGTTGGTATCATTTACCAGTACTACGAGTTACTGATGCGTGAACGCGCTGCGGAAATGTTCCCTGCGTTTAGACGTATACTTGGAGAGTAA
- a CDS encoding TIGR00296 family protein, with amino-acid sequence MPFELTLEDGKFLVELARETVTEYLQNHKTLKPPVYISENLKVPCGVFVTINTLHNKEKELRGCIGYPYPTEPLVQAVIDSAINAATEDPRFEPMQAKELDKVVFEVSVLTPPEQIQVENPKEYLNKIKVGEDGLIVESGFYKGLLLPQVPVEWCWCEEEFLCQCCLKAGVPPDRWLNKNTKIYRFKGIVFEEETPDGEIKQVKLKP; translated from the coding sequence GTGCCGTTTGAGTTAACCTTAGAAGATGGAAAATTTCTTGTCGAATTAGCAAGAGAAACCGTTACAGAGTACCTGCAAAACCACAAAACCCTCAAACCGCCCGTATACATCTCAGAGAACCTAAAAGTTCCATGCGGCGTCTTTGTAACCATCAACACACTACACAATAAAGAAAAAGAGTTACGCGGATGCATCGGGTACCCGTACCCAACTGAGCCACTGGTACAAGCCGTTATTGACTCAGCCATTAACGCTGCCACAGAAGACCCACGTTTTGAACCCATGCAAGCCAAAGAGCTCGACAAAGTGGTTTTTGAGGTTAGTGTGCTCACGCCACCAGAACAAATCCAAGTTGAAAACCCCAAAGAGTACCTAAACAAAATCAAAGTAGGAGAAGACGGTTTGATTGTTGAGAGCGGTTTCTATAAGGGGTTGCTTTTGCCTCAAGTTCCAGTGGAGTGGTGCTGGTGTGAGGAAGAGTTTTTGTGTCAATGTTGCCTAAAAGCAGGCGTGCCCCCAGACAGGTGGCTAAACAAAAACACAAAAATTTACCGTTTCAAAGGCATAGTGTTTGAAGAAGAAACCCCCGATGGCGAAATAAAACAGGTAAAACTAAAGCCTTAA
- a CDS encoding glycosyltransferase family 2 protein, whose protein sequence is MIAELITLFTLLIAALMIAYTVRHYVFTLSVLKETKKPPVKQVKTDYEPTVSILIPARNEGQVIKRLLQRITELTYPKTKMQIVVVDDASTDETGKIADNYSQEFPFIQVIHRSIDNGGKGKADVMNEGFKQLTGEIVLCFDADYYPQKDIVERLTSAFSDPQVGAVQGRVVVLNEPQSLVTRLVTLERVGGYRVDQQARDQLGLITQFGGTVGGFRRSLLEELNGWDPSVLAEDTDLTFRVYLAGYKIRYLVDAECYEEAVDSWKAYEKQRYRWAKGHMQCCFKHTGNVLKSKKLNFKEKLDGIMLLNVYFMPILALISFIMGLFLIVYYPSYLTNVLWPFWLIFPFFIYSSVGNFAPFFEIGVGLYLDGRGRIQWLLPLLIFPFFYNIYICSKAFLVVIFSKLFKRDSNVWVKTVHLGSGSSIINDNLRECHA, encoded by the coding sequence TTGATTGCAGAACTTATCACATTATTCACCCTTTTAATAGCAGCCCTAATGATTGCCTACACTGTAAGGCATTACGTTTTCACTCTCTCGGTGCTAAAAGAAACAAAAAAGCCCCCTGTTAAGCAAGTAAAAACCGATTATGAACCAACTGTTTCAATTCTGATTCCGGCAAGAAACGAAGGGCAAGTTATCAAACGGTTACTGCAACGAATCACTGAATTAACCTATCCTAAAACTAAAATGCAAATCGTAGTTGTTGATGATGCATCCACCGATGAAACAGGTAAAATCGCCGACAATTACTCGCAAGAATTCCCTTTTATTCAAGTTATCCATCGTAGCATCGATAATGGCGGAAAAGGCAAAGCAGATGTTATGAATGAGGGTTTCAAACAGTTAACTGGTGAAATCGTTCTCTGTTTTGACGCCGACTATTATCCGCAAAAAGATATAGTTGAACGTTTAACCTCCGCGTTCTCTGACCCCCAGGTAGGTGCCGTGCAGGGACGCGTGGTTGTTTTAAATGAGCCTCAAAGCCTCGTTACACGTTTAGTTACTCTTGAACGTGTTGGGGGATACAGAGTTGACCAGCAAGCCCGAGACCAATTGGGGCTTATAACCCAGTTCGGGGGTACTGTTGGCGGGTTTAGGCGTAGCTTGCTTGAGGAACTAAACGGTTGGGATCCGTCAGTTTTGGCTGAGGATACTGATTTGACTTTTAGGGTTTATCTTGCAGGTTACAAAATTCGTTATCTTGTTGATGCTGAGTGTTACGAGGAAGCCGTTGATTCATGGAAAGCATACGAGAAACAGCGTTACCGCTGGGCTAAAGGTCACATGCAATGCTGCTTTAAACATACTGGTAATGTGCTGAAAAGCAAGAAGCTTAATTTCAAAGAGAAACTTGACGGCATAATGCTGCTAAACGTTTATTTCATGCCAATTTTAGCTTTAATTTCCTTTATAATGGGTCTATTTTTAATTGTTTATTATCCAAGTTACCTTACCAATGTTTTGTGGCCTTTCTGGTTAATTTTTCCTTTTTTCATCTACAGTTCAGTAGGGAATTTTGCGCCTTTCTTTGAAATCGGTGTAGGCTTATATCTAGATGGGCGAGGCAGAATTCAGTGGCTGCTTCCGCTTTTGATTTTCCCCTTTTTTTATAATATTTACATTTGCTCAAAGGCTTTCTTGGTTGTTATTTTTTCCAAGCTGTTTAAACGAGATAGTAATGTTTGGGTTAAAACTGTTCATTTAGGCAGTGGTAGTAGCATAATTAACGATAACTTGAGGGAGTGTCATGCTTGA
- a CDS encoding glycosyltransferase family 2 protein — translation MGEIDVVMITKNSQRMLRQCIDSIYANVPVSRLIVVDGYSTDQTLQILDAFNKKYGNVKIISDSGNRATARQQGIAAVESEWFLFVDSDVVLCKDWYSKALRYVKPDVGAVWGIEVWSTLGNTSTLKLFLVVTRKIFTVRGGTHDTLVRTSVIKDIKIPTDLHVFEDAYIKDYIERKGFKVVACYVPFCIHYRPASVWTLKGSLGLIAESLRLGSFRLVAPLILAYGFYTVYSAYQLMPKKKPA, via the coding sequence ATGGGCGAAATTGACGTGGTGATGATAACCAAAAACAGCCAAAGAATGCTAAGGCAATGCATAGACTCCATCTATGCCAATGTCCCCGTCAGTCGCCTAATTGTGGTGGATGGGTACTCAACAGACCAAACCCTGCAAATCCTTGACGCCTTCAACAAAAAATATGGTAACGTCAAAATCATCAGCGACAGCGGCAACCGCGCCACGGCAAGACAACAGGGCATAGCGGCGGTGGAGTCAGAGTGGTTTTTGTTTGTGGACAGCGACGTAGTGCTATGCAAGGACTGGTACAGTAAAGCCCTGCGTTATGTTAAGCCTGATGTTGGAGCGGTTTGGGGCATTGAGGTTTGGTCAACATTGGGCAATACGAGTACGCTTAAGCTGTTTTTGGTTGTTACCCGTAAAATCTTCACGGTTCGCGGCGGAACACATGACACTCTGGTTCGAACGTCGGTTATCAAAGACATCAAAATCCCAACGGACCTACACGTTTTCGAAGACGCCTACATCAAAGATTACATAGAACGCAAAGGCTTCAAAGTCGTAGCCTGTTATGTGCCCTTCTGCATCCATTACCGCCCTGCATCAGTTTGGACGCTGAAAGGTAGCTTAGGTTTAATTGCGGAATCTTTGCGGCTTGGCAGTTTCCGTCTGGTTGCCCCGCTGATTTTGGCGTATGGCTTCTACACGGTATATTCCGCTTACCAGTTGATGCCCAAGAAAAAACCCGCATAG
- a CDS encoding cytidylate kinase family protein translates to MAPAIKKQQSIAQQNVVLCISGMAGTGKSTLSKKIAERYNLKYFSGGDALKALAIKQGYDAAKEGWWESSEGLTFLARREKDPQFDKAVDNKLLDYAKEGNVLLDSWTMPWLLKDGFKIWLLASLEKRAERIAKRDKLTVKEAFEVLEKKESLTKSIYRELYGFTLGEDLAPFDLVLDTDNLAAPEVYSVICNVLDNIVFQKNSST, encoded by the coding sequence ATGGCGCCCGCTATAAAAAAACAGCAATCAATTGCACAACAAAATGTTGTACTTTGTATTTCAGGCATGGCTGGGACTGGGAAAAGTACGCTTTCCAAAAAGATTGCTGAACGGTATAATTTAAAATATTTTTCAGGTGGAGACGCTCTCAAAGCTTTAGCTATAAAACAAGGTTATGATGCTGCTAAAGAGGGTTGGTGGGAAAGCTCTGAAGGTTTAACGTTTCTTGCACGAAGAGAAAAAGACCCTCAATTCGATAAAGCTGTTGATAATAAACTACTTGACTATGCAAAAGAGGGCAATGTTCTACTTGACAGTTGGACAATGCCTTGGCTGCTCAAAGATGGCTTTAAGATTTGGCTTTTAGCTTCCTTAGAGAAGAGAGCTGAACGGATTGCTAAACGAGATAAGTTGACTGTTAAAGAGGCTTTTGAGGTTTTAGAGAAAAAAGAGTCTCTTACAAAATCAATCTACCGTGAACTTTATGGTTTTACTTTAGGTGAGGATTTGGCGCCGTTTGATTTGGTGCTGGATACTGACAATTTGGCTGCTCCTGAAGTTTACAGCGTGATCTGTAACGTTTTGGATAATATTGTTTTTCAGAAAAACTCTTCCACTTAA
- a CDS encoding PrsW family intramembrane metalloprotease — MAILINAQELTDIVVFLENKRTCIIPIHKPSLNEKIFFFISGIIFSVPFVVFFSQFSDALCVSLPFINTTICTAVLFAPFLEEFAKVVPLFYRHGETERSLVTLGTLIGLGFGVTEMILYVSVLGVPFMDRIPGLIFHASSATIISYGLAKRKIIPYYLLAVALHLLNNLLAVLLVPVISLIGAVLIVIGTFLLAYKLYFKASPEKTVANT, encoded by the coding sequence GTGGCAATACTGATAAATGCGCAAGAACTTACTGATATTGTGGTTTTTTTGGAAAACAAACGCACATGCATAATCCCAATCCACAAACCAAGTCTTAACGAAAAAATTTTCTTTTTCATTTCAGGCATCATATTTAGCGTGCCCTTTGTGGTTTTCTTCTCACAGTTCTCCGATGCCCTATGCGTGAGCCTTCCGTTTATTAACACAACAATTTGCACAGCAGTCCTTTTTGCACCCTTCTTAGAAGAATTTGCCAAAGTTGTGCCCTTATTTTATAGACATGGAGAAACAGAGCGGTCACTTGTAACGTTAGGTACACTGATTGGGTTGGGTTTTGGCGTAACAGAAATGATATTATATGTTTCAGTTTTAGGTGTACCATTTATGGATAGGATTCCAGGCCTAATTTTTCATGCCTCAAGCGCTACCATAATTTCGTATGGATTAGCAAAAAGAAAAATCATACCATACTACCTCTTGGCAGTTGCATTGCACCTGTTAAATAATCTGTTAGCAGTACTTCTTGTTCCAGTCATAAGCCTGATTGGTGCAGTATTGATAGTTATTGGCACATTCCTTTTGGCGTACAAGTTATACTTTAAAGCGTCTCCAGAAAAAACTGTTGCTAACACGTAA